One window from the genome of Pedobacter schmidteae encodes:
- a CDS encoding SusC/RagA family TonB-linked outer membrane protein — MQLIMYCKTLCKQGFLQHQPPSRLEFGNETLWKRFHRTILIMKLTSIFILVTFLHVSASSFSQNVTIKGNNMPLKQVFKEMGEQTGYGFLYNPKLLNSNIRLHVNLKNVPLKEALEECLEGQALNYSIVDKTILLSPVAAGTSSDIIDRGAPFVIKGRVTNEKGEPLVGATVQVKNTKIGTKTGDKGSFELSIPDSTRILEVSYIGYEKQELLPKRNMLIKLLSKAAGLNDVVVTGYFKRTKQSVTGSQVVVQGDELRKVGSLNLMQALNAFDPSIRMAPNLEFGSDPNRVPEITVRGENGFDLRSSADDSRSNPNAPLYLLDGIEVSATRIYDLDMNRIESFVILRDASATSLYGSRGANGVILITTIPPKAGDVRISFNSNTTFSIPDLRDYNLMNSREKLEYERLAGLFTSRTNSREEQITLDMAYSDRLAEVARGVNTYWLSKPVTTSVNQRYTAFVEGGDRSIRYGVNLNYDKDRGVMKGSGRDRYGINVSLNYYVRPDFLIRNDLTVNGVKGFNSPYGSFSTYARQNPIERMYDRETGALIRSYEFNNAVNPMVNATLPNTDYNRYTEIQDNFNIDWRINSNFRVTGRASLSKKITKAEQYLSPLSSAFDKETEMNKKGSYTISDRDDLNFDGTITGAYNNVFWEKVSTNIGLGANVVTTSGISEGYTATGFLSDNMNFIQYAQQFKENSKPTGYFDKSRMIGFFANANIGYDSRYYLDLSFRTDGSSRFGKESRFAPFWSVGAAWNVDREAWWKGNMTLKLRASTGSTGSVNFSADQAITKYNYNSEYEYNGYYGAQLLGYGNPALKWQNTIQHNIGADLAMFNNFLVWNVDAYIKQTQNLLLPIDVAPSTGFSSYTENLGSMENKGLDMRLRFNVLRGQNNSLNWNFTLGAATNTNKIKKLSNALEAMNEEANSKDNVTGPKPLRSYQAGRSQSALMVVESLGIDPMTGYEIYRKLNGDLTFVYDPKDKIIVGDVNPTWMGTFQSNLFYKGLNLYFIFAYEYGAKIYNSTLAQKVEGSDPRFNADRRVLYDRWKQPGDNVLFKKIDDTTPPYQTTRLVQKNDFLRLQTLSLSYDLPKGTLERLKLERARIMLSTNDLFRFSTVKMERGTTFPYAQTFTVGLNVTF; from the coding sequence ATGCAACTTATTATGTATTGCAAAACCCTGTGCAAACAAGGTTTTCTGCAACACCAGCCCCCTAGTAGACTGGAATTTGGAAATGAAACGCTTTGGAAACGTTTCCACAGAACGATATTGATAATGAAACTGACTTCTATTTTTATACTCGTTACTTTTTTACATGTAAGTGCCAGTTCTTTTTCGCAGAATGTAACCATTAAAGGGAATAATATGCCCCTTAAACAGGTATTCAAGGAAATGGGAGAGCAAACTGGGTATGGATTTTTATACAATCCGAAACTGCTCAATTCAAATATAAGACTTCATGTAAACCTGAAAAATGTTCCCTTGAAAGAAGCGTTGGAGGAATGTCTGGAGGGACAGGCATTAAATTACTCCATTGTAGATAAAACTATTTTACTTAGTCCTGTTGCTGCGGGAACATCATCCGATATTATCGACAGGGGTGCTCCCTTTGTCATAAAAGGAAGGGTTACCAATGAAAAAGGGGAACCCTTAGTTGGTGCTACCGTGCAGGTGAAAAACACTAAGATCGGCACAAAAACAGGCGATAAGGGGAGTTTTGAATTGAGCATTCCCGATTCAACCCGTATTCTTGAGGTTAGCTATATCGGCTACGAAAAGCAGGAGCTTTTGCCAAAAAGAAATATGCTAATCAAATTGCTCTCCAAAGCTGCCGGGTTAAACGATGTAGTAGTCACAGGTTACTTCAAGAGAACAAAACAAAGTGTCACCGGCTCCCAGGTGGTAGTACAGGGCGACGAATTGAGAAAAGTGGGATCCCTGAACCTTATGCAAGCGCTTAATGCATTTGATCCCTCCATCAGAATGGCGCCGAATTTAGAATTTGGCTCCGACCCAAACCGTGTACCTGAGATTACTGTTCGAGGTGAAAATGGCTTTGACCTGAGGTCAAGTGCCGACGATTCAAGAAGTAATCCCAACGCACCGCTATATCTGTTAGACGGTATTGAAGTATCGGCAACCCGGATCTATGACCTGGACATGAACCGTATTGAATCTTTCGTGATTCTACGTGATGCCTCTGCGACCTCCTTATATGGGTCGCGTGGTGCCAACGGAGTAATTTTGATTACGACTATTCCCCCTAAGGCGGGAGATGTCCGGATTTCTTTCAACTCCAACACCACTTTTTCTATACCAGATCTTCGGGATTATAACCTGATGAATTCTCGTGAGAAATTAGAATATGAGCGTTTAGCAGGCTTATTTACAAGCCGAACCAATAGCCGTGAGGAACAGATTACATTGGACATGGCTTACAGCGACCGTTTGGCCGAGGTAGCTCGCGGCGTCAATACCTATTGGTTATCGAAACCTGTAACCACGAGTGTGAATCAGCGTTATACCGCTTTTGTGGAGGGAGGAGATAGAAGCATCCGGTATGGTGTAAATCTGAATTATGACAAGGATAGGGGGGTGATGAAGGGATCTGGCCGCGATCGTTATGGAATCAATGTGAGCCTCAACTATTATGTGAGACCTGATTTTCTGATCAGGAATGATTTGACAGTCAATGGCGTAAAAGGTTTCAATTCTCCTTATGGTTCATTTTCTACCTATGCGCGTCAAAATCCTATTGAACGGATGTATGACCGTGAAACAGGGGCATTAATTCGTTCCTACGAATTCAATAATGCGGTTAACCCAATGGTTAATGCCACGTTACCCAATACCGATTACAATCGTTATACCGAGATTCAGGACAACTTTAATATAGATTGGCGCATCAATTCTAATTTTAGGGTGACCGGCAGAGCGTCTCTAAGCAAAAAGATAACTAAAGCCGAACAATACCTCTCTCCACTTTCTTCTGCATTTGATAAGGAGACAGAAATGAATAAAAAAGGCAGTTATACGATTTCTGATCGTGATGATCTGAATTTTGATGGAACTATTACGGGGGCCTATAATAATGTGTTTTGGGAAAAAGTGTCAACCAATATTGGTTTAGGTGCAAATGTGGTTACTACTTCCGGGATTAGCGAAGGTTATACGGCTACCGGATTTTTAAGTGATAACATGAACTTTATCCAATATGCCCAGCAATTTAAGGAGAATTCGAAGCCTACAGGCTATTTTGATAAATCCAGAATGATTGGTTTTTTTGCTAACGCCAATATTGGCTACGATAGCCGTTATTATTTGGATCTTTCCTTCCGTACCGATGGTTCCAGCCGCTTTGGTAAAGAGTCACGTTTTGCTCCATTCTGGTCCGTTGGGGCTGCCTGGAATGTGGATAGGGAAGCTTGGTGGAAGGGAAATATGACTTTAAAATTGCGGGCTTCTACAGGAAGTACAGGCTCAGTTAATTTCTCTGCCGACCAGGCGATCACCAAATACAACTACAATTCTGAATATGAATACAATGGGTATTATGGCGCACAATTGTTGGGTTATGGTAATCCAGCCTTGAAATGGCAAAATACGATACAGCATAATATAGGTGCCGATCTGGCTATGTTTAATAATTTCCTGGTCTGGAATGTTGATGCTTACATCAAACAAACCCAAAATTTATTGTTGCCTATAGATGTGGCTCCTTCCACAGGGTTCTCAAGCTATACCGAAAACCTGGGATCGATGGAGAACAAAGGCTTGGATATGCGTTTGCGCTTCAATGTACTTCGCGGTCAGAATAATTCTTTAAACTGGAATTTCACATTAGGTGCAGCGACCAATACGAACAAAATTAAAAAGCTGTCTAATGCATTGGAAGCAATGAATGAGGAAGCAAATTCAAAAGATAATGTAACAGGACCCAAGCCGTTGCGTTCTTATCAGGCGGGCAGGTCGCAAAGTGCTTTGATGGTGGTAGAGTCATTGGGTATTGATCCGATGACAGGTTATGAAATTTATAGAAAATTAAACGGAGATCTGACCTTTGTATACGATCCGAAGGACAAAATCATCGTAGGTGATGTGAACCCTACCTGGATGGGAACCTTCCAATCCAATCTGTTTTATAAAGGACTTAATTTGTATTTTATTTTCGCTTATGAATACGGTGCGAAGATTTACAACTCGACATTAGCACAGAAAGTTGAAGGCTCAGACCCTCGGTTTAATGCAGACAGACGTGTTTTGTACGACAGATGGAAACAACCAGGAGATAATGTGCTGTTCAAGAAAATTGACGACACCACACCACCTTATCAAACCACACGGCTGGTTCAAAAAAATGATTTTCTGCGACTTCAAACCTTGTCTTTATCGTACGATTTGCCAAAAGGTACACTGGAGCGCCTGAAGCTTGAGCGGGCCAGGATTATGTTGTCAACCAATGATTTATTTAGGTTTTCTACCGTAAAAATGGAAAGAGGTACAACTTTCCCTTATGCGCAGACATTTACAGTCGGACTTAATGTGACATTTTAA
- a CDS encoding FecR family protein has product MKNTAELNILFQKYLIQNCSPEEVKQLLDYFGTAQADQEWLELAIEKILDEQLDDAAELAIQEKLDIGFQQILTKRNEAAKKQVSQLRLQYTKWAIAASLFLVVGMALFHFIKSPEKNIQLVHHSELKPGADRARLTLADGTVIDLEQAANGKLSNKEGTTVTKTADGRLVYDTKTGKNENDRVAYHTLVTPRGGQYKIILPDGSAAWLNAASSLRFPTYFAGKERRVELRGEGYFEVKKNATQPFVVTASGQEVTVLGTHFNINAYQESNTIKTTLLEGAVRISKGNSNCLLAPGEAAYLNNGNNKIAILKNVDTDAAIAWKDGRFSFDETNIKDAMQQIARWYDVDIVYDGDFSNVELTGVISRGTNAEQVLKLFKGMHQIDYIIKGRSITIIPYKRP; this is encoded by the coding sequence TTGAAAAATACCGCAGAACTGAATATTCTATTTCAAAAATACCTGATCCAAAACTGCAGTCCTGAGGAGGTGAAGCAGTTGCTGGATTATTTTGGAACTGCCCAGGCAGATCAGGAATGGTTGGAATTGGCTATAGAGAAAATATTAGACGAACAGCTGGATGACGCAGCTGAATTAGCTATACAGGAAAAACTGGATATTGGCTTTCAGCAGATTTTGACGAAAAGAAACGAAGCTGCAAAAAAGCAAGTCAGCCAACTAAGGTTACAGTATACAAAATGGGCGATAGCAGCTTCTTTATTTTTAGTGGTTGGAATGGCCCTTTTTCATTTTATCAAGTCACCAGAAAAGAATATACAGCTGGTTCATCACAGTGAATTGAAGCCCGGTGCAGACAGAGCGCGGTTGACTTTGGCTGATGGTACGGTCATTGACCTGGAACAAGCTGCAAATGGGAAACTCAGCAATAAGGAAGGAACGACAGTAACCAAGACTGCAGATGGTAGATTGGTGTATGATACCAAGACTGGAAAAAATGAGAACGATCGGGTAGCTTATCATACACTGGTTACCCCACGTGGAGGTCAGTATAAAATAATTTTACCTGATGGATCGGCAGCATGGCTTAATGCGGCTTCCTCATTGCGTTTCCCAACTTATTTTGCAGGAAAGGAACGACGTGTAGAGTTGCGAGGTGAAGGCTATTTTGAAGTGAAAAAGAATGCCACACAACCTTTTGTTGTAACGGCCAGTGGACAGGAAGTTACTGTTTTGGGGACACATTTTAACATCAATGCCTATCAGGAAAGCAATACCATCAAAACTACCTTATTGGAAGGGGCGGTAAGGATAAGTAAAGGTAATTCTAATTGCTTGCTTGCGCCTGGCGAAGCAGCTTACTTAAATAACGGAAACAATAAAATAGCGATACTTAAAAATGTGGATACCGATGCCGCTATAGCCTGGAAAGACGGCCGTTTTAGTTTTGATGAAACCAATATCAAAGATGCAATGCAGCAGATAGCCAGATGGTATGATGTTGATATTGTTTACGACGGTGATTTCTCAAATGTTGAACTGACAGGGGTAATATCGAGGGGAACGAATGCCGAACAGGTACTTAAATTATTTAAAGGGATGCATCAGATAGACTATATCATAAAGGGGAGATCAATCACCATAATCCCTTACAAACGACCATAA
- a CDS encoding RNA polymerase sigma factor, translating to MNTELLKIYTFVKPTIGFEMISPTVLTERELLMLLKQGNDAAFEEIYHMHSGKLYANLLRLVKSEELSMDLLQDLYIKLWNNRSAIDVDKSIGAYLFSIAKNLAIDFFRRAARESNLQNHLITVGTELYNHVDEVFHHKETSAILNKVIQALPPQQQKIFNLCKMEGRSYEEAASILGISPATVGNQLVRALRTVRTTMINSQDAMIILVSLMLIKGLK from the coding sequence ATGAATACGGAATTGCTGAAAATTTATACATTTGTCAAACCCACAATTGGCTTTGAGATGATTTCACCAACAGTATTAACGGAAAGAGAATTGCTGATGCTGTTAAAGCAGGGGAATGATGCTGCATTTGAAGAAATTTATCATATGCACAGCGGTAAATTATATGCTAATTTGTTAAGACTGGTGAAGTCTGAAGAGCTGTCAATGGACCTCCTTCAGGATCTTTATATCAAGCTATGGAATAACCGTTCCGCTATAGATGTGGATAAAAGTATCGGTGCATACCTGTTTAGCATCGCTAAAAATCTGGCCATTGATTTTTTCCGTCGGGCGGCCAGAGAGTCAAATTTGCAAAATCACCTCATTACTGTCGGTACCGAACTTTATAATCATGTGGATGAAGTGTTTCATCATAAAGAAACTTCCGCCATTTTAAATAAGGTCATTCAGGCACTTCCACCCCAGCAACAAAAAATCTTTAATCTTTGTAAAATGGAAGGCCGGAGCTATGAAGAAGCTGCTTCCATTTTAGGCATCTCGCCTGCAACGGTTGGAAACCAACTGGTGCGGGCACTACGGACCGTGCGTACCACAATGATTAATTCGCAAGACGCGATGATTATCCTTGTTTCTTTGATGCTCATCAAGGGATTAAAATAA
- a CDS encoding thioredoxin fold domain-containing protein translates to MNRLKLILICLSLFVAIGLQAQEEIKFNQTGTWKETTEAAAKAGKLIFVDCYTDWCGPCKWMDQNAFKDAKVAEFYNKNFINAKIDMEKGEGPELRKKYGVSSFPTFLFINGKGEVVHRTGSRMPIEEFLEEGKKAADPTKNLSYLNKKYEDGTRDLSFLLDYYHALNKSDRSNADKIAKDIVSGISAQELNTEFGWKVIKTLVRSENDKLGAHFMANQDAYNSWSKAEERDQLKDRLITSTLYGLMRGNNEQAFMDKLAYYKKSDKLDRRKQGVMLEADYYLGAGKTAEYVKLTAAALKNELKDEAEKLSFLARRAASGRTGAEVAAPEIQQQAYLMAKRAVELEPEEYSIQSTFAQVCLVMKKKAEGLVAAKKTRKLADAETSKIQKLAQELLDKIEAL, encoded by the coding sequence ATGAATAGATTAAAATTAATACTCATCTGTCTTTCCCTGTTTGTAGCTATAGGTTTACAGGCACAGGAAGAAATCAAATTTAACCAAACTGGTACCTGGAAAGAAACAACTGAAGCAGCTGCTAAAGCAGGCAAACTGATATTTGTAGACTGCTATACCGATTGGTGTGGTCCATGCAAATGGATGGACCAGAATGCATTTAAAGATGCAAAAGTTGCCGAATTCTATAACAAGAATTTTATTAATGCTAAAATTGATATGGAAAAAGGCGAAGGTCCGGAACTCCGTAAAAAATATGGCGTTAGTTCTTTCCCAACCTTTCTTTTTATAAATGGCAAAGGTGAGGTGGTACATCGTACCGGCTCAAGAATGCCTATAGAAGAGTTTCTGGAAGAAGGAAAGAAGGCCGCAGATCCAACGAAAAACCTTTCTTATTTAAATAAAAAGTATGAGGATGGTACACGTGACCTCTCTTTTCTGTTGGATTATTACCATGCTTTGAACAAATCAGATAGGTCTAATGCGGATAAAATCGCAAAGGACATTGTAAGTGGGATTTCTGCGCAGGAGTTAAATACTGAATTCGGGTGGAAAGTGATCAAAACCCTGGTCAGAAGCGAAAACGATAAACTGGGAGCCCATTTTATGGCCAATCAGGATGCGTATAACAGCTGGAGTAAAGCTGAAGAACGCGACCAGTTGAAAGATCGTTTAATCACCAGTACCTTGTATGGTTTGATGAGAGGAAATAATGAGCAGGCTTTTATGGATAAACTGGCCTATTATAAAAAGTCAGATAAACTTGACCGTAGAAAACAAGGCGTGATGTTGGAAGCCGATTATTATCTGGGTGCTGGAAAAACGGCTGAATATGTAAAGCTAACCGCTGCGGCTTTAAAAAATGAGCTGAAAGACGAAGCTGAAAAACTTAGTTTCCTGGCCAGAAGAGCGGCATCAGGTAGAACTGGAGCAGAAGTAGCTGCACCCGAAATACAGCAACAAGCTTATCTGATGGCCAAACGTGCTGTAGAACTTGAACCGGAAGAGTATAGCATACAGTCCACTTTTGCACAGGTTTGCCTGGTGATGAAAAAGAAAGCGGAAGGGCTTGTTGCTGCTAAGAAAACCAGAAAGTTGGCCGATGCAGAAACTTCTAAAATTCAGAAACTAGCTCAGGAACTGCTGGATAAAATAGAGGCACTCTAA
- a CDS encoding RagB/SusD family nutrient uptake outer membrane protein, which yields MIREFTHPQEHLILVLTLFSNMKTRFLSYVVTGLFALSLQACSLVDVTDIEPPFRLSEENVITDVPSANRLLIGTYAQLHSFSLIVDEPGVTGCMGISFDVSTSGGPSYQQFADADVKPDNSTSSGIYTTWYYMINISSHIIQKTALLETNDPRKNEIVAEASFLRALGHFSLLRLYGRFFDTSSEYGIVTWDTPNGDIVAKPRSTVSETYALIEKDLKFAVANAPQYTSGRYASKQAANMLLAKVYLYKRDYTQAALYAAAAVDQRGNAKLEDKFADVFIKNFNSKEALLAPPFDDKSERNNKAFAFRSYVLPKRSYYDLLAGDPRQNIAVTFTTTIPPAIRNGKFANTSSASGQTLTANTEYFLRLSEAYLILAEALIRSGNPADLAKGRDMINVIRGRAGATLIQPTVQTKAELLQAVLKEKQLELGIESGEDWYDLVRFTVEGDINIATYKPNVTNKNKYIIPIPIASIKAGNNLVKQNPGYE from the coding sequence ATGATTCGGGAATTTACCCATCCACAAGAACATTTAATTTTGGTTTTAACATTATTTTCTAATATGAAAACGAGATTTTTATCCTACGTTGTGACAGGCCTTTTTGCCTTATCGCTACAAGCTTGTAGCCTGGTAGACGTAACCGACATTGAACCACCTTTCAGATTAAGCGAGGAAAACGTAATTACCGATGTTCCATCTGCGAACAGGCTTTTAATTGGAACCTATGCGCAGTTGCATTCATTTAGTCTGATTGTTGATGAGCCTGGTGTTACAGGTTGTATGGGAATAAGTTTTGATGTTAGTACGTCGGGTGGACCCAGTTATCAGCAATTCGCAGACGCCGATGTAAAGCCAGACAACTCAACATCATCTGGGATTTACACAACATGGTACTATATGATTAATATCAGCAGTCATATCATTCAAAAAACTGCTCTTTTGGAAACAAATGACCCAAGGAAGAATGAAATTGTTGCGGAAGCTAGTTTTTTACGAGCTTTAGGCCATTTTTCATTGTTGAGGTTATACGGACGATTTTTCGATACCTCTTCTGAATATGGGATTGTAACCTGGGATACTCCGAATGGAGATATAGTCGCAAAACCTCGTTCTACAGTGAGTGAAACTTATGCATTGATTGAGAAGGATTTAAAGTTTGCTGTTGCAAATGCTCCTCAATATACTTCAGGTAGATATGCATCCAAGCAAGCAGCCAATATGTTGTTGGCTAAGGTATATCTGTATAAGAGAGATTATACTCAGGCGGCCTTATATGCTGCTGCAGCTGTTGATCAGAGAGGGAATGCAAAATTGGAAGATAAATTTGCGGATGTATTTATAAAAAACTTCAATTCAAAAGAAGCTTTACTGGCACCTCCGTTTGATGATAAAAGCGAACGTAACAATAAAGCTTTTGCTTTCCGGTCTTATGTACTGCCAAAAAGGTCTTACTACGATTTGTTAGCAGGAGATCCAAGACAAAATATTGCAGTTACTTTTACGACAACTATACCGCCTGCTATCAGAAATGGTAAGTTTGCTAATACCTCGTCAGCTAGTGGTCAGACCTTAACTGCCAATACGGAGTATTTTTTGAGACTATCTGAGGCCTATCTAATTTTAGCTGAAGCTTTAATCAGAAGTGGAAACCCTGCTGATTTAGCTAAGGGCAGGGACATGATCAATGTAATTCGCGGTCGCGCCGGTGCAACTCTAATTCAGCCTACTGTTCAGACAAAAGCTGAATTATTACAAGCTGTTTTGAAAGAAAAGCAATTGGAATTAGGTATTGAGAGTGGAGAAGATTGGTATGATTTGGTTCGGTTTACAGTTGAAGGAGATATCAATATCGCAACCTATAAGCCGAACGTAACCAACAAAAACAAATATATTATACCTATTCCAATTGCGAGCATAAAAGCTGGAAACAATCTAGTTAAACAAAATCCAGGTTATGAATAG